The Corynebacterium simulans genome contains a region encoding:
- a CDS encoding RNA polymerase sigma factor, with amino-acid sequence MAFLRRRVPQEYAEELAADVFARAWANFDTLTGENPLPWLYGIARNVMREFYRSRREFENLDDFDGALSDESAAVDLSLDINRALLQLPYAEREILTLFAWEELTQAEIAEVLGITPNNVRVRLHRARTHLSELTGGYDD; translated from the coding sequence TTGGCGTTCTTACGGCGTCGCGTGCCGCAGGAGTACGCTGAGGAGCTGGCTGCCGACGTCTTCGCGCGCGCCTGGGCCAACTTCGACACCCTGACAGGGGAGAACCCGCTGCCATGGCTCTATGGCATCGCCCGCAACGTGATGCGCGAGTTCTATCGCTCGCGCCGAGAGTTCGAAAACCTCGACGACTTCGACGGCGCCCTTTCCGACGAATCCGCCGCCGTTGACTTGTCCCTCGACATCAACCGCGCCCTGCTGCAGCTTCCTTATGCCGAGCGCGAGATCCTCACTCTCTTCGCCTGGGAGGAGCTCACGCAGGCCGAGATCGCCGAGGTCCTCGGCATCACCCCTAACAACGTCCGCGTGCGCCTGCACCGCGCCCGCACCCACCTTTCCGAGCTCACCGGAGGCTACGATGACTGA
- a CDS encoding ribonuclease HI has product MEPLELSALTGTQSRTYGTRKITDSMVNAPVHVAIALWDERWDSAPGGTVDGWVIAVNTRQTRFIRKGQTKSGDVVEIAIREFEKATKNLKGRVWIVTGRRQNALRSALERRGYTVTGSFAEENRASKSASSVRRKEAGLTARKAKKLGEAPRKKESTQVETPKAHWWPNFSQASSWPEGATVRIATDASSDTVFKGSMCFVAGNGDYRLRTRETKAGTDELELESLTLALKYLLKVGAKKAIIESDSVAALEAVEQLRNKQSKAVRSRRTWRGVTSGARSRFQQAWNDVEGECEVEIRRVLGHAGDPLNRAADQIAYMGLRAIAHPMKQSRATLQEGITKALAKLQA; this is encoded by the coding sequence ATGGAACCGCTCGAACTCAGCGCGCTCACCGGCACGCAGTCCCGTACGTATGGCACCCGGAAGATCACCGACTCTATGGTGAACGCACCGGTCCATGTGGCGATCGCACTGTGGGACGAGCGCTGGGACTCGGCGCCGGGCGGCACTGTTGATGGCTGGGTCATCGCAGTAAACACCAGGCAGACGCGCTTCATACGCAAGGGCCAGACCAAGAGCGGCGACGTGGTGGAGATTGCCATCCGCGAATTCGAGAAGGCCACGAAGAACCTGAAGGGCCGAGTCTGGATTGTCACGGGGCGCCGGCAAAATGCGCTGCGGTCGGCGCTGGAACGGCGCGGTTATACGGTGACGGGTAGCTTTGCGGAGGAAAATAGGGCGTCGAAAAGCGCGAGCTCTGTGCGCCGCAAAGAAGCGGGCCTGACCGCGCGTAAGGCCAAGAAGTTGGGCGAGGCGCCGCGGAAGAAAGAGTCCACGCAGGTAGAGACCCCGAAGGCACATTGGTGGCCAAACTTCTCGCAGGCGTCATCATGGCCGGAGGGCGCCACGGTGCGCATTGCTACCGACGCCTCCTCCGACACCGTGTTCAAGGGCTCCATGTGCTTCGTGGCGGGCAATGGCGACTACCGGCTACGCACCCGCGAGACTAAGGCGGGTACTGACGAGCTCGAGCTGGAATCGCTGACCCTGGCGCTGAAGTACCTGCTCAAGGTGGGTGCAAAGAAGGCGATTATTGAAAGCGACTCGGTCGCGGCGCTCGAAGCAGTGGAGCAGTTGCGCAATAAGCAGTCGAAGGCGGTGCGCTCGCGGCGGACGTGGCGCGGCGTGACGTCAGGTGCGCGGTCGCGTTTCCAGCAGGCCTGGAACGACGTCGAGGGCGAATGCGAGGTGGAAATCCGCCGCGTGCTTGGCCATGCGGGCGATCCGCTCAACCGCGCGGCGGACCAGATTGCGTACATGGGGCTGCGTGCGATTGCGCATCCGATGAAGCAGTCGCGGGCCACGCTGCAGGAGGGCATCACCAAGGCGCTGGCCAAGCTTCAGGCTTAG
- the galK gene encoding galactokinase, translating to MLNWISTRSDAALADAATQLFRSTFDVAPAGVWAAPGRVNLIGEHVDYAGGASIPFALEQNTAVAVAPRSDGLVRIASEFGGQVRRVDVFLDEVGPGWANGTPDAWAGYVAGAVWASLEDGVIASCEGLDIAIVSDVPVGSGLSSSAALECSVAVAAYELSTGHAPDDAARTRLVLACMRAENEVVGASTGGLDQNASLFGQKGKALVLDFSTGEVRRVPFNIADRDMVLLIADTNAPHSLNDGQYASRRGVIDAVQSALAGSGARGGTIRDIPDAVAAATRWAREAGEDEGVVKRRVAHVVEETARTLEAASDLEAGNLDRFRELMRDSHVSLRDQYEVTTPELDCAFAAAGEVGARMTGGGFGGAVIALVKRADVESTAEAIAAAAAERGFPAPTFLVASPGDGARRIAG from the coding sequence TTGACGTTGCCCCGGCTGGCGTGTGGGCCGCGCCGGGCCGAGTAAACCTCATCGGCGAGCACGTCGACTACGCAGGTGGCGCCTCGATTCCTTTCGCGCTGGAGCAGAACACGGCCGTGGCCGTGGCTCCGCGTTCGGATGGGCTCGTGCGCATCGCCTCGGAGTTTGGCGGCCAAGTCCGCCGCGTGGACGTTTTTCTGGATGAGGTTGGCCCGGGTTGGGCCAACGGCACCCCGGACGCCTGGGCTGGCTACGTCGCCGGCGCCGTGTGGGCGAGCCTCGAGGACGGCGTCATAGCCTCCTGCGAGGGCCTCGACATCGCGATTGTCTCTGACGTTCCGGTAGGCTCCGGCCTCTCCAGCTCCGCGGCGTTGGAGTGCTCGGTGGCGGTGGCGGCCTACGAGCTTTCGACAGGGCACGCGCCTGACGACGCCGCCCGCACCCGCCTAGTTCTCGCCTGCATGCGCGCGGAGAACGAAGTCGTGGGCGCCTCGACGGGTGGCTTGGACCAAAACGCCAGCCTGTTTGGGCAAAAGGGCAAGGCACTCGTCTTGGACTTCTCCACGGGTGAGGTGCGCCGCGTGCCGTTTAACATCGCGGACCGCGACATGGTGCTGCTGATTGCGGACACCAACGCCCCTCACTCTTTGAACGACGGCCAGTATGCCTCCCGCCGTGGCGTCATCGACGCGGTTCAGTCTGCATTGGCGGGCTCTGGGGCCCGCGGCGGAACTATCCGCGATATTCCCGATGCCGTTGCGGCCGCCACCCGGTGGGCAAGGGAAGCGGGGGAGGATGAGGGCGTCGTTAAGCGCCGCGTCGCCCACGTCGTGGAGGAGACCGCCCGCACCTTGGAAGCTGCCTCCGACTTGGAGGCCGGCAACCTTGACCGTTTCCGGGAGCTCATGCGCGATAGTCATGTCTCGCTGCGTGACCAGTATGAGGTGACGACCCCTGAGCTGGACTGCGCGTTCGCGGCGGCCGGCGAGGTGGGCGCGCGTATGACTGGGGGCGGTTTCGGTGGCGCGGTGATTGCGCTGGTTAAGCGTGCCGATGTGGAGTCGACGGCGGAGGCAATCGCTGCTGCCGCGGCTGAGCGCGGCTTCCCGGCGCCGACCTTCCTTGTGGCCAGCCCTGGCGACGGCGCGCGCCGAATCGCCGGTTAA